In Polyodon spathula isolate WHYD16114869_AA unplaced genomic scaffold, ASM1765450v1 scaffolds_764, whole genome shotgun sequence, one genomic interval encodes:
- the git1 gene encoding ARF GTPase-activating protein GIT1 isoform X2 — protein sequence MSRKLQRSEVCADCSAPDPGWASINRGVLICDECCSVHRSLGRHISIVKHLRHSGWPASLLQMVQTLASNGANSIWEHSLLDPAQVQSGRRKPNPQDKVHPTKSEFIRAKYQMLAFVHKLPCRDDDGVTTKDLSKQLHSSVRTGNLETCLRLLSLGAQANFFHPEKGTTPLHVAAKAGQVLQAELLVVYGADPGAPDINGRTPMDYARQAGHVELVERLVECQYELTDRLAFYLCGRRPDHKNGHYIIPQMADSLDLSELAKAAKKKLQALSNRLFEELAMDVYDEVDRRENDAVWLTTQNHSTLVTERSAVPFLPVNPEYSATRNQGRQKLARFNAREFATLIIDILSDAKRRQHGKGLTSPTDNLDYSLRNHGDADDQHDYDSVASDEDTDQELLRSNNSGRNNRAKSMDSSDLSDGPITLQEYLEVKKALVSSESKVQQLMKVNNNLSEELRRLQREIHKLQTENTAIRGQTGAGPSQGSGVAGEHLDQGGAPAPPRRDRQAFSMYEPGAPPKPFGHQGMDELVSRLQPLHSNIRKGVYSALHLSGTPEGGSRYMVPKGDKHSSGTDSDYDNTQTQEPSLSASEGRFARGGMEDDPRAELDEGDSDPDPTLPCTEDVILKTEQVTKNIQELLRAAQEFKHDSFVPCSEKIHTAVTEMASLFPKRPVLDAVRNSLRLLSASAYRLQSECRKTVPPEPGAPVDFQLLTQQVIQCAYDIAKAAKQLVTITTREKKQ from the exons ATGTCTCGGAAGTTGCAGAGGAGCGAGGTTTGCGCAGACTGTAGCGCTCCAG ACCCCGGCTGGGCCTCTATTAACAGAGGTGTGCTGATCTGTGATGAGTGCTGCTCCGTGCATCGCAGCCTGGGGAGGCACATCTCCATCGTCAAGCACCTCCGGCACAGCGGCTGGCCTGCCTCCCTGCTGCAG ATGGTGCAGACCCTGGCCAGTAACGGAGCGAACTCCATTTGGGAGCACTCCCTCCTGGACCCCGCGCAGGTGCAGAGCGGCCGCAGGAAACCCAACCCCCAGGACAAGGTCCA CCCCACCAAGTCTGAGTTTATCCGTGCCAAGTACCAGATGCTGGCCTTCGTTCACAAGCTGCCCTGCCGTGACGATGACGGAGTCACAACCAAGGACTTGAGCAAG CAACTGCACTCGAGCGTCCGCACTGGAAACCTGGAGACCTGCCTGCGACTGCTGTCCCTCGGCGCCCAGGCCAACTTCTTTCACCCG GAGAAGGGCACCACTCCCCTGCATGTTGCTGCGAAGGCTGGTCAGGTGCTGCAGGCTGAGCTGCTGGTGGTGTATGGGGCGGACCCCGGGGCCCCTGATATCAATGGCCGGACCCCCATGGACTACGCCAG GCAAGCGGGTCACGTGGAGCTGGTGGAGCGGCTGGTGGAGTGTCAGTACGAGCTGACGGACAGGCTGGCTTTCTACCTGTGTGGACGCAGGCCAG atcaTAAAAATGGGCATTACATTATTCCTCAAATGGCAGACAG CCTAGACCTCTCAGAGTTGGCTAAGGCAGCTAAGAAGAAACTACAAGCG CTCAGTAACCGTCTCTTCGAGGAGCTCGCCATGGACGTGTATGACGAGGTGGACCGGCGGGAGAACGACGCCG TCTGGCTGACCACTCAGAACCACAGCACTCTGGTGACGGAGCGCAGTGCTGTCCCCTTCCTGCCGGTCAATCCAGAGTACTCTGCCACCAGGAACCAG GGGCGTCAGAAACTCGCCCGATTCAACGCCCGCGAGTTCGCCACGCTGATCATCGATATCCTGAGTGACGCCAAGCGGAGACAACATGGCAAGGGCCTGACCAGCCCCACAG ATAACCTTGACTACAGCCTGCGTAACCATGGCGATGCGGACGACCAGCACGATTACGACAGCGTAGCGTCGGATGAGGATACAGACCAGGAGCTGCTGAGGAGCAACAACTCTGGGAGGAACAACCGGGCCAAG AGCATGGACTCCTCGGACCTGTCTGACGGGCCCATCACTCTGCAGGAGTACCTGGAGGTGAAGAAGGCCCTCGTTTCCTCCGAGAGCAAAGTGCAGCAGCTGATGAAGGTGAACAACAACCTGAGTGAGGAGCTGCGCCGGCTGCAGAGGGAG ATCCACAAGCTGCAGACGGAGAACACCGCCATCAGGGGTCAGACAGGGGCCGGGCCGTCGCAGGGGTCCGGGGTCGCAGGCGAGCATTTGGATCAGGGGGGCGCGCCGGCACCCCCCCGCAGAGACAGGCAGGCCTTCTCCATGTATGAGCCGGGCGCCCCCCCCAAACCCTTCGGCCACCAGGGCATGGACGAGCTGGTCAGCCGGCTGCAGCCGCTACACTCCAAC atCCGGAAGGGTGTCTACAGTGCCCTACACCTCTCGGGGACGCCAGAAGGTGGCAGCAGATACATG GTGCCCAAAGGGGACAAACACAGCAGCGGCACGGACAGCGATTACGACAACACTCAGACACAGGAGCCCTCGCTCAG TGCGTCAGAGGGCCGGTTTGCCCGCGGGGGGATGGAGGATGACCCCCGCGCCGAGCTGGATGAGGGGGACAGTGACCCCGACCCCACCCTGCCCTGCACAGAGGACGTCATCCTCAAGACGGAGCAGGTGACCAAGAACATCCAGGAGCTGCTGAGAGCCGCCCAGGAGTTCAAACACGACag CTTCGTGCCCTGTTCTGAGAAGATCCACACTGCCGTCACTGAGATGGCATCGCTCTTCCCCAAG AGGCCTGTGCTGGACGCGGTGCGGAACTCCCTGCGGTTGCTAAGCGCCAGCGCGTACCGCCTGCAGAGCGAGTGCAGGAAGACTGTACCCCCTGAGCCGGGGGCCCCTGTGGACTTCCAGCTCCTCACCCAGCAGGTCATCCAGTGCGCCTACGACATCGCCAAGGCAGCCAAGCAGCTGGTGACCATCACCACCCGTGAGAAGAAGCAGTGA
- the git1 gene encoding ARF GTPase-activating protein GIT1 isoform X1 has product MSRKLQRSEVCADCSAPDPGWASINRGVLICDECCSVHRSLGRHISIVKHLRHSGWPASLLQMVQTLASNGANSIWEHSLLDPAQVQSGRRKPNPQDKVHPTKSEFIRAKYQMLAFVHKLPCRDDDGVTTKDLSKQLHSSVRTGNLETCLRLLSLGAQANFFHPEKGTTPLHVAAKAGQVLQAELLVVYGADPGAPDINGRTPMDYARQAGHVELVERLVECQYELTDRLAFYLCGRRPDHKNGHYIIPQMADRARPKCPTQSLDLSELAKAAKKKLQALSNRLFEELAMDVYDEVDRRENDAVWLTTQNHSTLVTERSAVPFLPVNPEYSATRNQGRQKLARFNAREFATLIIDILSDAKRRQHGKGLTSPTDNLDYSLRNHGDADDQHDYDSVASDEDTDQELLRSNNSGRNNRAKSMDSSDLSDGPITLQEYLEVKKALVSSESKVQQLMKVNNNLSEELRRLQREIHKLQTENTAIRGQTGAGPSQGSGVAGEHLDQGGAPAPPRRDRQAFSMYEPGAPPKPFGHQGMDELVSRLQPLHSNIRKGVYSALHLSGTPEGGSRYMVPKGDKHSSGTDSDYDNTQTQEPSLSASEGRFARGGMEDDPRAELDEGDSDPDPTLPCTEDVILKTEQVTKNIQELLRAAQEFKHDSFVPCSEKIHTAVTEMASLFPKRPVLDAVRNSLRLLSASAYRLQSECRKTVPPEPGAPVDFQLLTQQVIQCAYDIAKAAKQLVTITTREKKQ; this is encoded by the exons ATGTCTCGGAAGTTGCAGAGGAGCGAGGTTTGCGCAGACTGTAGCGCTCCAG ACCCCGGCTGGGCCTCTATTAACAGAGGTGTGCTGATCTGTGATGAGTGCTGCTCCGTGCATCGCAGCCTGGGGAGGCACATCTCCATCGTCAAGCACCTCCGGCACAGCGGCTGGCCTGCCTCCCTGCTGCAG ATGGTGCAGACCCTGGCCAGTAACGGAGCGAACTCCATTTGGGAGCACTCCCTCCTGGACCCCGCGCAGGTGCAGAGCGGCCGCAGGAAACCCAACCCCCAGGACAAGGTCCA CCCCACCAAGTCTGAGTTTATCCGTGCCAAGTACCAGATGCTGGCCTTCGTTCACAAGCTGCCCTGCCGTGACGATGACGGAGTCACAACCAAGGACTTGAGCAAG CAACTGCACTCGAGCGTCCGCACTGGAAACCTGGAGACCTGCCTGCGACTGCTGTCCCTCGGCGCCCAGGCCAACTTCTTTCACCCG GAGAAGGGCACCACTCCCCTGCATGTTGCTGCGAAGGCTGGTCAGGTGCTGCAGGCTGAGCTGCTGGTGGTGTATGGGGCGGACCCCGGGGCCCCTGATATCAATGGCCGGACCCCCATGGACTACGCCAG GCAAGCGGGTCACGTGGAGCTGGTGGAGCGGCTGGTGGAGTGTCAGTACGAGCTGACGGACAGGCTGGCTTTCTACCTGTGTGGACGCAGGCCAG atcaTAAAAATGGGCATTACATTATTCCTCAAATGGCAGACAG AGCTCGGCCTAAGTGCCCAACACAGAG CCTAGACCTCTCAGAGTTGGCTAAGGCAGCTAAGAAGAAACTACAAGCG CTCAGTAACCGTCTCTTCGAGGAGCTCGCCATGGACGTGTATGACGAGGTGGACCGGCGGGAGAACGACGCCG TCTGGCTGACCACTCAGAACCACAGCACTCTGGTGACGGAGCGCAGTGCTGTCCCCTTCCTGCCGGTCAATCCAGAGTACTCTGCCACCAGGAACCAG GGGCGTCAGAAACTCGCCCGATTCAACGCCCGCGAGTTCGCCACGCTGATCATCGATATCCTGAGTGACGCCAAGCGGAGACAACATGGCAAGGGCCTGACCAGCCCCACAG ATAACCTTGACTACAGCCTGCGTAACCATGGCGATGCGGACGACCAGCACGATTACGACAGCGTAGCGTCGGATGAGGATACAGACCAGGAGCTGCTGAGGAGCAACAACTCTGGGAGGAACAACCGGGCCAAG AGCATGGACTCCTCGGACCTGTCTGACGGGCCCATCACTCTGCAGGAGTACCTGGAGGTGAAGAAGGCCCTCGTTTCCTCCGAGAGCAAAGTGCAGCAGCTGATGAAGGTGAACAACAACCTGAGTGAGGAGCTGCGCCGGCTGCAGAGGGAG ATCCACAAGCTGCAGACGGAGAACACCGCCATCAGGGGTCAGACAGGGGCCGGGCCGTCGCAGGGGTCCGGGGTCGCAGGCGAGCATTTGGATCAGGGGGGCGCGCCGGCACCCCCCCGCAGAGACAGGCAGGCCTTCTCCATGTATGAGCCGGGCGCCCCCCCCAAACCCTTCGGCCACCAGGGCATGGACGAGCTGGTCAGCCGGCTGCAGCCGCTACACTCCAAC atCCGGAAGGGTGTCTACAGTGCCCTACACCTCTCGGGGACGCCAGAAGGTGGCAGCAGATACATG GTGCCCAAAGGGGACAAACACAGCAGCGGCACGGACAGCGATTACGACAACACTCAGACACAGGAGCCCTCGCTCAG TGCGTCAGAGGGCCGGTTTGCCCGCGGGGGGATGGAGGATGACCCCCGCGCCGAGCTGGATGAGGGGGACAGTGACCCCGACCCCACCCTGCCCTGCACAGAGGACGTCATCCTCAAGACGGAGCAGGTGACCAAGAACATCCAGGAGCTGCTGAGAGCCGCCCAGGAGTTCAAACACGACag CTTCGTGCCCTGTTCTGAGAAGATCCACACTGCCGTCACTGAGATGGCATCGCTCTTCCCCAAG AGGCCTGTGCTGGACGCGGTGCGGAACTCCCTGCGGTTGCTAAGCGCCAGCGCGTACCGCCTGCAGAGCGAGTGCAGGAAGACTGTACCCCCTGAGCCGGGGGCCCCTGTGGACTTCCAGCTCCTCACCCAGCAGGTCATCCAGTGCGCCTACGACATCGCCAAGGCAGCCAAGCAGCTGGTGACCATCACCACCCGTGAGAAGAAGCAGTGA
- the git1 gene encoding ARF GTPase-activating protein GIT1 isoform X3, with translation MSRKLQRSEVCADCSAPDPGWASINRGVLICDECCSVHRSLGRHISIVKHLRHSGWPASLLQMVQTLASNGANSIWEHSLLDPAQVQSGRRKPNPQDKVHPTKSEFIRAKYQMLAFVHKLPCRDDDGVTTKDLSKQLHSSVRTGNLETCLRLLSLGAQANFFHPEKGTTPLHVAAKAGQVLQAELLVVYGADPGAPDINGRTPMDYARQAGHVELVERLVECQYELTDRLAFYLCGRRPDHKNGHYIIPQMADRARPKCPTQSLDLSELAKAAKKKLQALSNRLFEELAMDVYDEVDRRENDAVWLTTQNHSTLVTERSAVPFLPVNPEYSATRNQGRQKLARFNAREFATLIIDILSDAKRRQHGKGLTSPTDNLDYSLRNHGDADDQHDYDSVASDEDTDQELLRSNNSGRNNRAKSMDSSDLSDGPITLQEYLEVKKALVSSESKVQQLMKVNNNLSEELRRLQREIRKGVYSALHLSGTPEGGSRYMVPKGDKHSSGTDSDYDNTQTQEPSLSASEGRFARGGMEDDPRAELDEGDSDPDPTLPCTEDVILKTEQVTKNIQELLRAAQEFKHDSFVPCSEKIHTAVTEMASLFPKRPVLDAVRNSLRLLSASAYRLQSECRKTVPPEPGAPVDFQLLTQQVIQCAYDIAKAAKQLVTITTREKKQ, from the exons ATGTCTCGGAAGTTGCAGAGGAGCGAGGTTTGCGCAGACTGTAGCGCTCCAG ACCCCGGCTGGGCCTCTATTAACAGAGGTGTGCTGATCTGTGATGAGTGCTGCTCCGTGCATCGCAGCCTGGGGAGGCACATCTCCATCGTCAAGCACCTCCGGCACAGCGGCTGGCCTGCCTCCCTGCTGCAG ATGGTGCAGACCCTGGCCAGTAACGGAGCGAACTCCATTTGGGAGCACTCCCTCCTGGACCCCGCGCAGGTGCAGAGCGGCCGCAGGAAACCCAACCCCCAGGACAAGGTCCA CCCCACCAAGTCTGAGTTTATCCGTGCCAAGTACCAGATGCTGGCCTTCGTTCACAAGCTGCCCTGCCGTGACGATGACGGAGTCACAACCAAGGACTTGAGCAAG CAACTGCACTCGAGCGTCCGCACTGGAAACCTGGAGACCTGCCTGCGACTGCTGTCCCTCGGCGCCCAGGCCAACTTCTTTCACCCG GAGAAGGGCACCACTCCCCTGCATGTTGCTGCGAAGGCTGGTCAGGTGCTGCAGGCTGAGCTGCTGGTGGTGTATGGGGCGGACCCCGGGGCCCCTGATATCAATGGCCGGACCCCCATGGACTACGCCAG GCAAGCGGGTCACGTGGAGCTGGTGGAGCGGCTGGTGGAGTGTCAGTACGAGCTGACGGACAGGCTGGCTTTCTACCTGTGTGGACGCAGGCCAG atcaTAAAAATGGGCATTACATTATTCCTCAAATGGCAGACAG AGCTCGGCCTAAGTGCCCAACACAGAG CCTAGACCTCTCAGAGTTGGCTAAGGCAGCTAAGAAGAAACTACAAGCG CTCAGTAACCGTCTCTTCGAGGAGCTCGCCATGGACGTGTATGACGAGGTGGACCGGCGGGAGAACGACGCCG TCTGGCTGACCACTCAGAACCACAGCACTCTGGTGACGGAGCGCAGTGCTGTCCCCTTCCTGCCGGTCAATCCAGAGTACTCTGCCACCAGGAACCAG GGGCGTCAGAAACTCGCCCGATTCAACGCCCGCGAGTTCGCCACGCTGATCATCGATATCCTGAGTGACGCCAAGCGGAGACAACATGGCAAGGGCCTGACCAGCCCCACAG ATAACCTTGACTACAGCCTGCGTAACCATGGCGATGCGGACGACCAGCACGATTACGACAGCGTAGCGTCGGATGAGGATACAGACCAGGAGCTGCTGAGGAGCAACAACTCTGGGAGGAACAACCGGGCCAAG AGCATGGACTCCTCGGACCTGTCTGACGGGCCCATCACTCTGCAGGAGTACCTGGAGGTGAAGAAGGCCCTCGTTTCCTCCGAGAGCAAAGTGCAGCAGCTGATGAAGGTGAACAACAACCTGAGTGAGGAGCTGCGCCGGCTGCAGAGGGAG atCCGGAAGGGTGTCTACAGTGCCCTACACCTCTCGGGGACGCCAGAAGGTGGCAGCAGATACATG GTGCCCAAAGGGGACAAACACAGCAGCGGCACGGACAGCGATTACGACAACACTCAGACACAGGAGCCCTCGCTCAG TGCGTCAGAGGGCCGGTTTGCCCGCGGGGGGATGGAGGATGACCCCCGCGCCGAGCTGGATGAGGGGGACAGTGACCCCGACCCCACCCTGCCCTGCACAGAGGACGTCATCCTCAAGACGGAGCAGGTGACCAAGAACATCCAGGAGCTGCTGAGAGCCGCCCAGGAGTTCAAACACGACag CTTCGTGCCCTGTTCTGAGAAGATCCACACTGCCGTCACTGAGATGGCATCGCTCTTCCCCAAG AGGCCTGTGCTGGACGCGGTGCGGAACTCCCTGCGGTTGCTAAGCGCCAGCGCGTACCGCCTGCAGAGCGAGTGCAGGAAGACTGTACCCCCTGAGCCGGGGGCCCCTGTGGACTTCCAGCTCCTCACCCAGCAGGTCATCCAGTGCGCCTACGACATCGCCAAGGCAGCCAAGCAGCTGGTGACCATCACCACCCGTGAGAAGAAGCAGTGA